A single Methanocaldococcus bathoardescens DNA region contains:
- a CDS encoding class III signal peptide-containing protein, producing the protein MKKAQMSLEFIILIFGIILVGALVSYHVANTADITKSLGNSTYKTKKVTYKGFEVINGIDNTSISGESLTTSNNESPVLNNESTSTSEFSRILFVGDNPPSNLNYNSYDDIRYTDNLNIITQGRNTLVIKPKGSPDEKYVVYFVDGIVDYPNIEFLAQGKHTLYVYNVKKIPEGVYVKFVIDGIPLPQIITIRDVEYIGSVNGVIFEIYGGGTKTNAEIYIYNATIVTFDINNLERTSGEIFLTIEDSKIDNLVGYPNFDNYLGKNSITITIKNSWINGKYVAYYTKKIE; encoded by the coding sequence ATGAAAAAAGCTCAAATGTCTCTTGAATTTATAATTTTAATTTTTGGAATTATATTGGTTGGAGCTCTTGTATCATATCATGTAGCCAATACTGCAGATATTACAAAATCACTCGGAAATTCAACATACAAAACTAAAAAAGTAACATATAAAGGGTTTGAAGTTATAAATGGGATAGACAATACTTCAATATCAGGAGAAAGCTTAACTACATCAAATAACGAAAGTCCAGTATTGAATAACGAATCTACCAGCACTTCAGAATTTTCAAGAATTTTATTTGTTGGAGATAATCCACCTTCCAATTTGAATTATAATTCTTATGACGATATTCGATATACAGACAATTTGAATATTATAACTCAAGGAAGAAATACTTTGGTAATCAAGCCTAAAGGCAGTCCTGATGAAAAGTATGTAGTTTATTTTGTAGATGGTATAGTAGATTACCCCAATATAGAATTTTTGGCTCAGGGAAAACATACTTTGTATGTATATAATGTTAAAAAAATTCCCGAAGGAGTGTATGTGAAATTTGTTATAGATGGGATTCCTTTACCTCAGATAATTACAATTAGGGATGTTGAATATATTGGAAGTGTTAATGGAGTGATATTTGAGATTTATGGAGGGGGAACAAAAACAAATGCTGAGATTTACATATATAATGCGACTATAGTTACGTTTGATATTAATAACTTAGAAAGAACTTCTGGAGAGATATTCCTCACAATTGAAGACAGTAAAATTGATAATCTTGTAGGATATCCAAACTTTGACAACTATTTAGGAAAAAACTCAATAACTATAACTATAAAAAATAGCTGGATTAATGGGAAGTATGTAGCTTATTACACCAAAAAAATCGAATGA